The Proteiniphilum propionicum genome contains the following window.
GTAACGGTCAATTTTTTGACGGTCGTCTGATAAGTTTGCTTTAATTCCATAAGAGAAACTTCCTATAATATCGCGCCAGCTAAGGTCTAATTCAAAACCTTTTGAGGTTAAGTCAGCATTGTTGGTACGAGGTACTGCAATACCAAGAATATTTGGAAGCGCTGGTGCAGGCCCTACCATATTCAATGTATTCCGTACAAAGTATTCGGCTGATAAATTTAGACGGTTGTTGAACGCTGAAAGGTCAAGGCCGATATTCCACAAACGGACAGTTTCCCATCCCAACGATCTGGAAATAAGGGCGGGAATGCTCGATATGTTTTGCTTGGCTCCATTAATTATCCATGAATTCCAGTTAGTGTTTGAAGCACCTGCTGTAAAAGGCATAGTCTGTATATACGGATACAGGCTTTCTGTATTCTGATTGCCCAACTCTCCCCAGGATCCGCGTAACTTGAAGTTACTTACGAACTTGTTGGAATCAATTGTTTCCCAGAACGATTCGCGTGCAATGTTCCATCCGAGAGAGAAAGAGGGGAAGAAATTCCAACGTTTTTCCCTTGCAAAACGTGAAGTACCGTCGTAACGGCCACTGACTTCCAAAAGATAGCGCTCTTTGAAGTTGTAGTTGATACGCCCGAAAAAACCTGCAGTAGCCCAATCGTTGATGTTGCCATAAATCCCCGTATCTTTACCTGATGCAGCTCCGATTGCCTGAACCTCCTGGCTGATAAGGCCAGCACGAGTAACCCCAACTTCATTGTACTTGTTCAGTTCGGACTGAAATCCAGTCAAGAACAGAAAAGAGTGTCCGCTATCTAGATTAAGCGCGTAGTTAGTATAAACGTTTGGGTTGAAAAAGTTAGTGCGTGCGCGGCTCTCTGAAATACTTGTAGTGCCTGATGTATTGGCAGGCGTATTTTGGACAGTCCAATCGGTGGTAAATAATGTTGTTTTGTGAGTAAGATAATTATCTGTACGATAGTTCATCTCAGCAAAAATCTTCCAATTCTTTACAAATTCGAATTCCAGCTGCAACTGCTGATAGAAAATATCATTTTGTTGAATATTCCTGCCGCTGTTCATAATAGCATTGGCAAAGCTTCTGTAGTGCCCGTTAGGATCAATTAATGGCTCAGTTGGCCAACGCTTAGCAATATCGTGATAAATCTGGGCATCGTTCATTGACAAATATGTTGGTTTGTCAAGGTCGTTACGTATCCACTTCGTACTGTAATTAGCCTTTAGGTAATCGGTAACCTGAGCATTGATTTTTGCAGTAGTAGTGTAACGTTGCAATTTATCAGGGGCAAAAGAGATAATACCGTTTTGAAGCATATAGTTACCTGATACGTAATATTGGAACTTTTCCGTACCACCACTAATGCTTAAGTTATGCTCGTGTGAGGTATGTGTTTCGCCAAACATGATGTCATACCAGTTATTGTTTGCATTCCCAATCCAGTTCCAGGTTGTTCCATCAGCATTGGCATAAGTCTGATCGGTAATTTTTCCTGCTTGATAGTCAAGAATTAATTTCATCACTTCATCGTTATAGGTGACCCCCTCACCATTATTTATCGCAGCTCGATTGAAGTATTTAGCGAAAGTATAAGAGTCCATTGTCTCCGGCCTGTTAATAGCATTGGTAAAACGGATGTTGTTGTTGTAATTTACAACCACTTGTCCGGCTTTTCCTTTTTTAGTTGTAATCAAGATAACACCGAACGGAGCACGTGAACCATAAATAGCCGAAGATGCAGCATCTTTCAAAACCGAAACACTTTCAATGTCTTGAGGGTTGAGATTATCAATGCTACCTTCCATCCCATCAATAAGTACCAAAGGGGATGCTTTTGAGTCTTTACCGATGGTGCCTGCACCACGAATGTTAATATTAAGGTTATTACCTAACTCCCCTCCGTTTCCACCGTAGCTGAAGTTCATACCCGGAATAGCACCTTGCAGGGCTTGAGTCACAGAGGCGACAGGGCGAGATTCAAAAACCTTGCTGTCAACTGTTGATACAGCACCGGTTAAATTTACTTTCTTCTGGGTACCAAAACCTACCACAACAACCTCTTCCAATAACTCAGTGTCAGAAGTCATAACCACATTAATAGTAGTGCGTCCGTTTACAGAAACCTTCTGCGTTTTCATACCTACGTAGGTGAACATCAAGTTTCCGCTTGCCGGAACATTGTTCAACACATAGTTTCCTTCAATATCGGTAGTGGTGCCTATAGCAGCATTACCTTCCACAATAATGGTCGCTCCTATCACTTCCAGTCCGGTATCGTCTTTCACGTTACCTTTCACCGTAATGGTTTGAGCATACATTCCTAAAGACATCATCCACAGCATGGTGAATATTAGTCCTTTCCACATAATAATTGAATGTTTCCTATTCATTCTGATTTTTTTTAAAATTAATAATTGATTCATAAATCATGGCTGTTTTTATTGTTTTAGAATAGCTTTTTATATTTTTGATTAACTACATATGTTTTGTTAGTTTATAACAACTTCATCCAGATAAACCCATGTTTTTTGTCCTTGTCGCACGTGATATGGCGGACAAATTCCCGGATTTTTCACATCGATACGTATATATCTTGCAGAAATATTACAGAGAAGGAGTGATTTATCTTCACTAAAAGTTCCTTCGCGAAATATTTCCTCATAAGGGGTTTTCAACTGTCCGATTTGATGGAAATTCTCACTGTTTTCTGAAACAGATACTGTGAATTCGGATGGTTGATGCACCCCCATACCACTATTGGTTATGGTGCCAATGGAAAGAAACTGTAACGCCTGTACTGTCCCCAAATCAATAACAAACGAAAAATCAGTATCGTACCAACCCCTCCATTCAGAATCGGTGTGTTTCAAACTTCCCCGAACTCCGTTCACAAGCAACAATAAATTTCCGCTTGTTCCTTTAATTTTTGCTGCTGTAGCTTTGTTGAAACGTATTGGAAACGACAACACCTCTCCCATTCGCAAACCGTTTTTAAATGCGGCGGCTTTTATAAAAGTATACTTATCCACAACTAAACTTTTTTCAAAAATATGCGATTGATGTGTAGGTTGTGACCCATCCACGGTATAATGCACTTGCACATCGGGACGGATACAACTTATCGATACTTCTAATCGTTTATCATCTATTGGGAGCACAAGGTGATCGAGGTTATACATAGATGCGGCAAAGGAGATACGCATTGCCGCAAGCCTATCTGTAAATGCATCAAGCCGTGGTAAGAAATCATTCCAGTCTGCAGCATTTTTATCGCGCCACGCCATATCTGCAAAGGCTATCAAACGCGGGAAAACAAGATATAGTACATCTTCAGGCGATGAGCAAAATTCAGTCCAAAGTGAGGCCTGAACGCCCATCAAGAGGTTTTGCGCGTTTTTATCCCAGTCCGGTTGAACAGGTTCGTAATCGTAAACGTCTTTAAGCGTATTG
Protein-coding sequences here:
- a CDS encoding SusC/RagA family TonB-linked outer membrane protein produces the protein MNRKHSIIMWKGLIFTMLWMMSLGMYAQTITVKGNVKDDTGLEVIGATIIVEGNAAIGTTTDIEGNYVLNNVPASGNLMFTYVGMKTQKVSVNGRTTINVVMTSDTELLEEVVVVGFGTQKKVNLTGAVSTVDSKVFESRPVASVTQALQGAIPGMNFSYGGNGGELGNNLNINIRGAGTIGKDSKASPLVLIDGMEGSIDNLNPQDIESVSVLKDAASSAIYGSRAPFGVILITTKKGKAGQVVVNYNNNIRFTNAINRPETMDSYTFAKYFNRAAINNGEGVTYNDEVMKLILDYQAGKITDQTYANADGTTWNWIGNANNNWYDIMFGETHTSHEHNLSISGGTEKFQYYVSGNYMLQNGIISFAPDKLQRYTTTAKINAQVTDYLKANYSTKWIRNDLDKPTYLSMNDAQIYHDIAKRWPTEPLIDPNGHYRSFANAIMNSGRNIQQNDIFYQQLQLEFEFVKNWKIFAEMNYRTDNYLTHKTTLFTTDWTVQNTPANTSGTTSISESRARTNFFNPNVYTNYALNLDSGHSFLFLTGFQSELNKYNEVGVTRAGLISQEVQAIGAASGKDTGIYGNINDWATAGFFGRINYNFKERYLLEVSGRYDGTSRFAREKRWNFFPSFSLGWNIARESFWETIDSNKFVSNFKLRGSWGELGNQNTESLYPYIQTMPFTAGASNTNWNSWIINGAKQNISSIPALISRSLGWETVRLWNIGLDLSAFNNRLNLSAEYFVRNTLNMVGPAPALPNILGIAVPRTNNADLTSKGFELDLSWRDIIGSFSYGIKANLSDDRQKIDRYPNPTGSISTYLAGQYLGEIWGFETIGIAKTDAEMQEHLATTDQSQIGSKWEAGDIMYRDLNDDKKINTGSSTITDPGDLRIIGNNLPRYKFGLDLDAAWKGFDVRIFFQGVGKRDYWCAGNTFFGAAGGKWQSSGFVQHLDFFRPEGDPDGANLDAYFARPILSAGKNQYVQTRYLQNAAYIRLKNAQIGYTFPKKMMNKINLNNLRLFLSGENLFTITSLTSQFDPEVLGTGYSSTWASGVTKTYPLVRTLSVGMSINF